The genomic region CGTCTGGGTGGTCCGAAGGGAAAGATCAGACAGTGTGAATTCTTCCTCTATAGTAAAAAGGACAGAGACGCAGTCTACAAATGCATGGAAAAGGATTATAAATTCCCGGAGATAACAAGCTGGATCCGTGCGAGCAAGAAAGATTTCGAACTGGTGAAAGAGATCGGAATGAAAGAGACTGGTATTCTGGTAAGCTGTTCGGACTATCATATATTCTATAAACTAAAGATGACAAGACGTGAGGCAATGGAACATTATCTGTCTATCGTAAGAGAATGTCTTGAGACAGGAATCAGCCCGAGATGTCATCTGGAAGATATCACACGTTCCGACATCTATGGATTCGTCATTCCATTCTGTCTGGAACTTATGAAACTGATGGATGAGTATAAGATTCCGGTCAAGATCCGTGTCTGTGATACCATGGGATACGGGGTCAACTATCCGGGAGCTGTAATACCAAGATCTATTCCGGGAATCATCTATGGACTCAGAGTACATGCCGGTGTTCCAAGCGAACTGATCGAATTTCACGGACATAATGATTTCTATAAGGCAGTCAGCAATTCATCGACAGCATGGCTTTATGGTGCGTGCGGTGTGAACTGTTCACTTTTTGGAATCGGAGAGCGTACCGGTAATACACCACTGGAAGCGATGGTGTTCGAATATGCACAGCTTCGTGGCACACTGGATGGGATGGATACAACAGTTATCACAGAGCTTGCAGATTATTATGAGAAAGAGATCGGATATCATATTCCTTCAAGAACACCTTTTGTTGGTAAGAACTTTAATGTAACAAGGGCTGGAATCCATGCAGATGGTTTATTGAAGAATGAAGAGATCTACAACGTATTTGATACCGGAAAATTCCTGAACCGTCCTCCGCTTGTTGCAATATCTAACACATCCGGACTTGCAGGTATTGCACACTGGATCAATACATATTTTAAGCTGCCGGAGGACAAGAAAGTAGATAAGAACTCAGAACTTGTAAGTTCTGTAAAAGAATGGGTAGATAAGCAGTATGAAGAAGGACGAGTAACCGTTCTTACAGACGATGAGTTGATCAGAGTTATCGACGAAAACTGTAAGAGAATTGGTGTGGAATTGATATAGCAGAGGTGTTTTTAATGGAAGAATATCAGGACAGATCCTTACGAGGAAGAGTGTTCCGGCATCTGCGGGAAGATATTCTGAATGGGGTATATAAAAATCATGAAGAATTAAGGGAAGTAACAATCGGTGAAGAACTGGGGGTAAGCAGAACACCGGTAAGAGAAGCCTTAAGACAATTGGAGTTAGAAGGACTGGTTACGATCATTCCGAATAAAGGTGCGTATGTGACAGCCATTACCAGAAAAGATGTGAAAGATATCTATAAGATACGTTCGCAACTGGAAGGGCTGTGTGCCAACTGGGCAACGAAATATATTACGGATGCGCAGATTGAAGAACTGGAAGAAGTGATTCTTCTGTCAGAATTTCATTTGCATAAGAAAGGATCCGGACAGATTGAACAGATGTCAGAAATGGATGGTAAGTTTCATAAGATATTGTATGAGGCATCCAACAGCAGGATCCTGGAACATGTATTAACAGATTTTCACAAGTATGTACAGCTTGCCAGGACGATGTCTATTGAAGCACCGGAGCGTGCCGAGAAATCAATAGAAGAACACAGAGAAATCCTGGAAGCAATCAAGGCAAAAGATGCGGCAAAAGCAGAACAGCTTGCAAATGAACATATATTACACGTGATGGAAAATCTGCATCTGGAAGAATAATAAAAGATGCCGCGAACAGATAGAAAGGAGACAAATACCATGGCAAAAATTAAAATGACAACACCGATTGTAGAGATGGACGGAGACGAGATGACAAGAATTCTCTGGAAGATGATCAAAGAAGATCTTCTGGAGCCATATATTGAACTGAACACAGAATATTATGATCTGGGTCTGGAACATAGAAATGAGACAGATGATCAGGTAACAATCGATGCTGCTAATGCAACCAAGAAATATAAAGTTGCAGTAAAATGTGCAACAATCACACCGAATGCGGCACGTATGAAAGAGTACGATCTGAAAGAAATGTGGAGGAGTCCGAACGGAACGATCCGTGCAATACTTGACGGAACTGTATTTCGTGCACCGATTGTTGTAAAAGGCATTGAGCCATGTGTAAAAAACTGGAAAAAACCAATCACTATTGCAAGACATGCATATGGAGATGTATATAAAAATACAGAGATGAAGATTCCTGGACCTGGAAAAGTAGAACTGGTATACACGGCAGAAGACGGCACAGAGACCAGAGAACTGGTACACAACTATGCAGGACCGGGTGTTGCACAGGGAATGCATAACTTATGCGGATCTATTGAAAGCTTTGCGAGAAGCTGCTTTAATTATGCATTGGATACAAAGCAGGATCTGTGGTTCGCAACAAAAGATACGATCTCTAAGAAGTATGACCATACATTCAAAGATATTTTCCAGGAAATCTTTGACAAAGATTATGCCGAGAAGTTCAAAGAAGCCGGAATTACATATTTCTATACTTTGATCGATGATGCGGTTGCAAGAGTTATGAAATCAGAAGGCGGATATATCTGGGCATGTAAGAACTATGACGGAGATGTAATGAGTGATATGGTTTCTTCCGCATTTGGTTCTCTTGCAATGATGACATCTGTTCTGGTATCACCGGATGGAAATTATGAATATGAGGCAGCTCATGGAACTGTACAACGTCATTATTACAAGCATCTGAAAGGGGAAGAGACTTCTACAAACTCTGTAGCTACAATTTTTGCATGGACAGGTGCTCTTAGAAAACGTGGTGAGATGGATGGAAATGCCGAATTGGCAGCATTCGCAGATAAGCTTGAAAAAGCAACCATTGATACCATTGAAGAAGGTAAGATGACGAAAGATTTGGCATTGATCACGACACTGGAAAATCCAACCGTATTGAACAGCGAAGGATTTATTAAGGCAATTGCTGAAAAATTAAAATAGATAATATATATCTACAGGACCTGCCACCGGCAGTTCCTTACGAATGCATGGCAATATAAAAGCCCGCCCCAGAAGCTTTCTGGAGCGGGCTAAAAAGTTGCAAATCAGGCGTTTAAGCGTCTTCTGCTAATTCCTCCCATTTCATGTATAATTCTTCTAATTCTTCCGCTATTGCGGCTTTTTCTTTTGCAAGTTCCTGGCATTTTACAGAGTTGGTGAAGATATCTTCCTGAATCATCAGGGCATCGATCTCACTATCACGGTCTTCCAGTTCGCCGATACGTTCTTCAGTCTTTTTAAGCTCATTCTGACGTTTGCGAAGTCTTGCCTGGGCTTCCTTTTGCTCCTGCCAGCTGAGTTTTGACTCGGATACATTCTTGTCTGTACTGTTATCTGAAACGGATGAAGGTGTAGAGGCTTCTCCGGCATATGCAGTAGTGAGTTCTTCTTTTTTCTCCAGATAATAGTCATAATTTCCGATATAATTTACAAATGTATGATTGACAAGATCCAGAATCCGTGATGCAGTTTGATTAATGAAATAACGGTCATGAGAGACATAAAGTACAGTACCGGTATAATCATTCAAAGCATTCTCAAGGATTTCTTTGGATGCGATGTCCAAATGGTTGGTCGGCTCGTCGAGGATCAGGAAATTTGCTTCAGAGAGCATCAGTTTCGCAAGAGATACACGTCCGCGTTCCCCACCGCTCAAAGAACTGATCTGTTTGAAGACATCATCACCGGTAAAAAGAAATGCTGCAAGCACATTCCGGATTTCCGTATTCGTAAGAGTCGGATAATCATCGGAAATCTCGTCAAAAATTGTTTTTTCCATATGAAGGACATGATGTTCCTGATCGTAGTAGCCAATCTTAACATTGGAGCCAAGTGTATAAGTACCGGAATCAGCAGATACCACTCGGTTTAAGATCTTAAGAAGCGTAGTCTTTCCTGTTCCGTTATCACCGATTACTGCGACATGTTCACCACGTTTGATCTCGAGATTAACGTCTGTAAAAAGTTCCTGTCCGGGGAAAGATTTGCTTAAATGTTCAATAGTCAGAACATCATTGCCACTTACACAGGATGGTTCCAGTTTCAGATGTATATCTGTATTAACTTCTATCGGTTTTTCGATGGTCTGCATTTTTTCCAACATCTTTTCGCGGCTTTCGGCACGTTTGATGGATTTTTCGCGGTTGAAAGAACGAAGCTTTTCGATAACCGCTTCCTGATGCTTGATTTCCTGCTGCTGGTTAAGATATTCCTTCAGGCGTATGTCGCGAAGCTGCTGCTTCTTTGCTGCATAGTCGCTGTAATTTCCCATATAAGTACGAAGTTCTCCAAGCTCGATTTCAAGAACTTTAGTGACAACTTTGTTCAAAAAATAACGGTCATGAGACACGATCAGCACAGCTCCCTGATAGTTTAGAAGATAGGTTTCAAGCCATGCAATTGAATTCAGATCCAGATGGTTGGTTGGCTCATCAAGAAGCAAAATGTCTGGTTTCGTTAACAGAAGCTTGCCGAGAGATACACGGGTTTTCTGTCCTCCGGAGAGAGTGTCGACGGGTTTGGTGAAATCATTTTCCGTAAATCCAAGTCCCTTTAACACACCGGTGATCTCACTTTCACAAGAATAGCCATTCTCACGTTCGAAAGCGGCCGTAAGGCGGTTGTAAGTTTCCAGACGGTCGTTCAAGGCGTCGCCGGAGAGATGCTTAAGTTCCATCTCGATCTCGCGGATACGGCGCTCCATAGCGATTATATCGGCCTTTGCGGTGCGGACTTCTTCGTAGATCGTATTACCGCTTTGCATCTCTTGATGCTGGGCAAGATAGCCAAGTGTCTTACCTTTTGTCAGGATGACGTTGCCGTCATCCGGGGCTGATTCGCCTACAATCATTTTGAGCAGAGTGGACTTACCGGCACCGTTCGGTCCGACAAGAGCTGCTTTTTCGTGATCTTCTATATGGAAGGATCCATCTCTGACGATGAGGTGTTCACCGAAAGATTTCTGGATCCCGTGACATGCTAATATCATATATTTCCTCCTGAGTTATGGATAATTGATACGTTGGTATTCTCAAAATGCATTTACACATGCTACTTTATTATAACGGAAATTGCATAAAATTCAACAATAGTTTGACAATAATCTTTCAATTTTATATAATTATTTTAGACTATGATTGGAAGGGTGAAAACATTGGAAGAAAGAGAGATTTCTCGTGCGGTCATAAGAAGATTGCCGAGGTATTACAGATATTTGGGCGAACTGTTGGAAAATGGTGTAGAGCGGATTTCTTCGAACGATCTGAGTAAGCGGATGAAAGTAACAGCATCCCAGATCCGTCAGGATCTTAATAATTTCGGAGGATTCGGACAACAGGGATACGGTTATAATGTTAAGTATTTATACACAGAGATTGGAAAGATATTAGGATTGGAAGAAGACCACAATATTATTATCATTGGTGCAGGTAATCTTGGGCAGGCACTGGCTAATTATGCAGCCTTCGAGAACCGTGGATTCATTCTGAAAGGAATCTTTGATGTGAATCCAAGACTTCAGGGAGTATCCATCCGTGGAGTTCCGATCCGTATGATGGATGATCTGAAAACGTTCGTTCAGAATAATGAGATTGATATTGCAGTTCTGACGATTCCGAAAGAGAAAGCAATTGAAGTTGCGAATATGCTGGTTGAGAACGGAGTACGTGCGATCTGGAACTTTGCACATACAGATTTGAACCTTCCGGATAATGTTGTTGTTGAGAATGTGCATCTGTCAGAAAGTCTGATGCAGTTGTCATACAATATCAGTCGTTACAAAGAGGACCATAAATAAACTATAATACAAGAAAGCGTGTAGGAGTAGTCTGGAATACGGACATATTTTTACACGTTCTTTTGTTGCAGAGATATATCTGATGGGAGATGAATGAATATATGAAACTTCTGGTTAATGCTGCGCAGATGAAGGCTGCCGATCAGTACACGATTCAGGAACTGGGCATCGCATCACTAGAATTAATGGAGTGTGCGGCAAATGCCTGTGTACAGACGATGCAAAGTGAGAATCTGGATCTTTCTTCTGTCTGTGTGGTATGTGGATCAGGAAATAATGGCGGAGATGGATTTGCCATCGCCAGGATCTTGAAGAATATGGGGTGTCCTGTGGATACTTATCTGGTCGGCAATCCAGAGCATTGTACACCGGAGACACGGGAACAGATAAGACGTCTTAAAGAATGTGGTGGTAAGATCACAGAAGATATCCCGCAGGATAACAGCTACAGCATAGTGATAGATGCCGTGTTCGGAGTCGGACTGAGCCGTAAGATTGAAGGTACATATCGTCAGGTGATTGAACGTATGAATCAGATGCAGGGTACAAAATTTGCAGTAGATATCCCATCAGGACTTTCAGCCTCTACGGGATGTGTGCTTGGTTGTGCATTCCACGCAGATGATACAGTGACATTCGAGGTGAAAAAGATCGGCCTTGAACTGGCGCAGGGCAGAGCATATGCAGGAAGAGTAACAGTAGCAGAGATTGGCATTTCGCATGAGCCGTTATTACAGGATGCAGATGTGATCCATTCTTTTGAAAGAGAAGAATATCGTAGAATGCTTCCGGAAAGACCGGAAGATTCTAATAAGGGAAGTTATGGAAGGCTTCTTGTGATCGCTGGAAGTAAGGGTATGGCAGGTGCGGCATATCTGAATGCCCATGCGGCTTATATGACAGGAGCCGGGCTTGTCAGAATCTATACACCAAAGGACAACCGCGAGATATTGCAGACACTTCTGCCGGAAGCGATCATAACGGCTTATGATGAATTTAATAAAGAAGAAGTACTAAAGCTTCTTAAGTGGGCAGACGGTGTGTGTATTGGTTCCGGCATTGGAAGAAGTACAACATCGGAGAAGTTATTGCGGACGGTTATAGAGTACGTGGATGTTCCATGCCTGATCGATGCAGATGGGTTAAATCTTCTGTCAGATAACAAAGATCTTCTTGATCGGCTGGCAGACCGGAAGTTCATATTTACGCCGCATATGAAAGAGATGTCTAGACTTACAGGCATCCCTGTGGAAGATCTTAGAGAAGACCGGATACAGATCCTGAAGAAATTCGCTGACGGATATCAGGTAACCTGTGTATTAAAAGATTCCAGAACACTGATCGCAGATAAGGCAAATGAAATCTGCCTGAATCTTACCGGGAACAGTGCGATGGCAAAAGCCGGTTCGGGAGATGTGCTGGCCGGTGTGATCGCAGGCTTTATGGTGCAGGAAAAAGATACGAAAAAAGCAGCCAGATTAGGTACATATGTACATGGTTTGGCCGGTGACCTTGCAAAATTTGAAAAAGGCGTATATAGTGTAATGGCAAGAGATCTGATAGAATATATCAGTAAAGCATTAATGAAACTGGAGGATGAATAGCAGTGAAACATTATACAAGAGTTTTAGCCAGAGTCGATTTAGATGCGGTTGAATATAATATAGAGATGATGAAGAAAAATATTCAGAAAGATACACAGATGATGGCAGTCATCAAGATGGATGGTTATGGACATGGTGCCGTTCAGATTGCAAAGCTTCTGGAACCCAAGGATTATATCTGGGGTTATGCAGTAGCTACGCTGGATGAAGCTATTTTATTAAAAGATGCATGTTTGAAGAAACCGGTATTGGTTCTTGGATGCATTTTCCCGGATCAGTGGGATACGATGATCCGCAATGAAGTACGTATGACTGTCTATAGTTATGAGATGGCAAAAGAAGTGTCAGAGCTTGCAGAAGCCATGGGCTGTAAAGTCTATGTACATATTAAGCTTGACACTGGAATGGCAAGACTGGGATTCCAGATTACAGAAGAGAATGCCGAAGAAATCGCAAAGATCAGTAAACTGCCGAACCTGGTAATGGAAGGAATGTTTACACATTTTTCCAAGTCTGATGAAGCAGATAAGACATTTACCAATGAGCAGCTTGATAAATATCTCTGGATGAAAGAAGAACTGAAAAAAAGAGGTGTTACGTTCCAGTATTATCATTGCTCCAACAGCGCAGGTATCATTGATCTGAAAGAAGCGAATATGGATATTGTACGTGCGGGTATCACTACATATGGCATGTATCCGTCAGATGAAGTAGAGAAAGAACGGGTTCCGTTAAAACCGGCAATGGAACTTATCAGTCATGTTGCCCATGTAAAATGGCTGACAGAAGGAAAGCCTGTAAGCTATGGCGGAACGTATGTTACAACCCGTCCGACAAAAGTGGCGACGATTCCGGTCGGTTATGGAGACGGATATCCAAGAAGTCTGTCTAATAAAGGATATGTGCTGATCCATGGGCAGAAAGCACCGATCATCGGACGTGTATGTATGGATCAGTTCATGGTTGATGTGACAGCTATCGAGGACGTGGAATTCGGAGATAAAGTTGTAATATTCGGACGTGACGGAAAGGAGTTCCTGTCAGTTGATACGCTGGGAGAACTTTCCGGAAGATTTAATTATGAATTCGTGTGTGTATTGAACAAACGTATTCCAAGAGAATATATCCGCCACGGAGAAGTCGTAGAACAGGTAGACAGTTTTTAATTGCCGTGCATTCGTACAGAAGCTGCCGGTGGCAGGTTCTGTAGATATCGTAAAACTTTGCAGAATACATCTGAGAAAAAAGGAAATACTTAGTATATCTTAAGAATCGGAGTGTGAAGCAAAGTGCAGGTGAAACGAGGAGATATCTATTATGCAGATTTAAGTCCGGTGGTGGGATCGGAACAGGGAGGAATCCGTCCGGTTCTGATCATTCAGAATGATGTGGGAAACAGACACAGCCCAACTGTTATCTGTGCCGCTATCACATCCCGGATGAATAAGGCCAAACTGCCAACGCATGTAGAAATCGATGCAAGAAGATATCATATTGTAAAGAATTCAGTGGTTTTACTGGAACAGATCCGCACGATCGACAAACAAAGACTTAGAGATCTGGTATGTCATCTGGATGAAGAGATAATGAACAAAGTAGATGAGGCGATCCGAATCAGTTTCGAGCTTCATACATAGAAGAAGGAGTTAAGGATAATTAATTATGGAAGAGGGAAGTTTGTTCCAACGAATGAAACAGATATTTCATGAAGATGAAATGGATGAAGAGATGCAGAAAGAAGCTGCAGCGCTGATCCGCAATATTTTCCGCTATATGGATAAAGATGCGAAAGACATTATGACCCACCGTAAGAACATTGTTGCAATTGACGGAGACTGGTCTCTGGAAGAAGCATTAAAATTCATGCTGGATGAAAGATTTTCAAGGTTCCCGGTATATCAGGAGGATATTGACGAGATCATAGGTATTATCCATTTAAGAGATGCAACATCCGGTTATCTGGATGAATCAAAGAGAGGCTGTCCGGTGAAAGAATTGAAAGAATATCTCCGTCCGGTTACATATATTCCTGAAACCAAAAGCATCGATACTTTATTTAAAGAGATGCAGTCCACAAAGAATCATATGGTGATTGTTCTGGATGAATACGGCCAGACGTCCGGACTTGTTGCTATGGAGGATATTCTGGAAGAGATCGTCGGAAATATCCTGGATGAATATGATGAAGAAGATGAGATGATCCAGAAGCAGAATGACGGAAGCATGATCGCAAATGGCCTGACAGAGCTTGAGGATCTGGAGGATCTCATTCCTGTTACATTCGACAAAGAAGATTATGAGACGTTAAATGGTTTTCTGATTGATGAACTGGAACACATTCCGGGTGAAGATGAAAAGTGCGTAGTAGACTATGAAGGATATCGTTTTACCGTTTTACAGGTAGATAATAATATAATTCAGACAGTTAAGATTGAAAAACTGCCCGAAGCGTGATAGAATAGATAAAGTGTGTAATAATACAATTTTTATAAAAGATAAAACAAAATAGATAAAGAGAGGTAAAAGACATGTCAGGACATTCAAAATTTGCCAATATTAAGCATAAGAAAGAGAAAAATGATGCTGCCAAAGGAAAGATCTTTACAAAGATCGGTAAAGAGATCGCAGTAGCAGTAAAAGAAGGCGGAAGTTCAGATCCTTCTAATAACAGCAGATTGAGAGATGTAATCGCAAAAGCAAAATCCAACAACATGCCAAACGATACAATTGAAAGAAATATCAAACGTGCATCCGGAGATATGAGTGCAGCAAACTATGAGCACATTACATATGAAGGATACGGACCGAACGGTACAGCTATCATCGTAGAAACTCTTACAGATAACAAGAACCGTACAGCATCTAATGTAAAGAATGCATTCACAAAGGGAAGCGGTAACGTAGGAACACCTGGATGTGTATCATTCATGTTCGACAAGAAAGGTCAGATCGTGATTGACAAAGAAGAATATGAAGGCGATGCAGATGAACTGATGATGCAGGTACTGGATGCAGGAGCAGAGGACTTTGTAGAAGAAGAAGACAGCTTTGAAGTACTGACAGATCCTGATGATTTCAGTGCGGTACGTCTTGCAATGGAAGAAGCAGGAATCCCGATGGTATCTGCAGAAGTAACAATGATCCCTCAGACATATGTAGAACTGACAGATCCAAAAGACATTGCCAATATCCAGAAGACGCTGGATATGCTGGATGATGACGATGATGTTCAGGATGTATATCACAACTGGGATGAATAAAATGTATGCAACACCTCCATACTAATAAAAAGTATGGAGGTGTTTTTATGAGCGAAGAGAAAAAAGAAAAAGAAAAAAGTGCAGAGCCGACAGAAGAATTAAAAGAAACCGGTAGTGCGAATCTTGAAGGAAGCCGGGACAACCACAGAATCAAACTTCTTACGATAGTGGGTGAAATTGAAGGACATGAAGCGGTATCCGGGAATACAAAGGCCACAAAGTATGAACATCTGCTTCCTATGCTGGCCGAAGTCGAAGACAGCAGTAAGATTGATGGTCTTCTGATTCTTCTGAATACACTTGGAGGAGATGTAGAGGCGGGACTTTCGATTGCAGAAATGATCGCTTCTTTGAGTAAACCTACAGTATCCCTGGTGCTTGGCGGCAGTCATTCGATCGGCGGACCACTGGCAGTGTCGGCCGACTATTCATTTATCGTGCCAAGCGGAACAATGGTGATACATCCGGTGCGGTCTAACGGGATGTTTATCGGAGTTCAGCAAAGTCTCGATAACATGATACGTACACAGGACCGGATCACAAGATTTTTGTCAGAACATTCTTCTATGAAGCAGGAGCGGATCGAAGAGTTAATGTTAAACCCTACAGAGCTGGTCAAAGATGTTGGGACACTTCTGGAAGGAAAGGATGCTGTAAGAGAAGGACTCATTGATGCTGTAGGCGGGTTAAGTGATGCATTGAATAAATTGCACGAAATGATCAGTGACAGAAATCAAAAAAAGAACGAAAATGTGTAATGACAGCAATTCCCCTAAATGCTATAATTATA from Dorea longicatena harbors:
- a CDS encoding NADP-dependent isocitrate dehydrogenase, translating into MAKIKMTTPIVEMDGDEMTRILWKMIKEDLLEPYIELNTEYYDLGLEHRNETDDQVTIDAANATKKYKVAVKCATITPNAARMKEYDLKEMWRSPNGTIRAILDGTVFRAPIVVKGIEPCVKNWKKPITIARHAYGDVYKNTEMKIPGPGKVELVYTAEDGTETRELVHNYAGPGVAQGMHNLCGSIESFARSCFNYALDTKQDLWFATKDTISKKYDHTFKDIFQEIFDKDYAEKFKEAGITYFYTLIDDAVARVMKSEGGYIWACKNYDGDVMSDMVSSAFGSLAMMTSVLVSPDGNYEYEAAHGTVQRHYYKHLKGEETSTNSVATIFAWTGALRKRGEMDGNAELAAFADKLEKATIDTIEEGKMTKDLALITTLENPTVLNSEGFIKAIAEKLK
- the abc-f gene encoding ribosomal protection-like ABC-F family protein — protein: MILACHGIQKSFGEHLIVRDGSFHIEDHEKAALVGPNGAGKSTLLKMIVGESAPDDGNVILTKGKTLGYLAQHQEMQSGNTIYEEVRTAKADIIAMERRIREIEMELKHLSGDALNDRLETYNRLTAAFERENGYSCESEITGVLKGLGFTENDFTKPVDTLSGGQKTRVSLGKLLLTKPDILLLDEPTNHLDLNSIAWLETYLLNYQGAVLIVSHDRYFLNKVVTKVLEIELGELRTYMGNYSDYAAKKQQLRDIRLKEYLNQQQEIKHQEAVIEKLRSFNREKSIKRAESREKMLEKMQTIEKPIEVNTDIHLKLEPSCVSGNDVLTIEHLSKSFPGQELFTDVNLEIKRGEHVAVIGDNGTGKTTLLKILNRVVSADSGTYTLGSNVKIGYYDQEHHVLHMEKTIFDEISDDYPTLTNTEIRNVLAAFLFTGDDVFKQISSLSGGERGRVSLAKLMLSEANFLILDEPTNHLDIASKEILENALNDYTGTVLYVSHDRYFINQTASRILDLVNHTFVNYIGNYDYYLEKKEELTTAYAGEASTPSSVSDNSTDKNVSESKLSWQEQKEAQARLRKRQNELKKTEERIGELEDRDSEIDALMIQEDIFTNSVKCQELAKEKAAIAEELEELYMKWEELAEDA
- a CDS encoding type II toxin-antitoxin system PemK/MazF family toxin yields the protein MQVKRGDIYYADLSPVVGSEQGGIRPVLIIQNDVGNRHSPTVICAAITSRMNKAKLPTHVEIDARRYHIVKNSVVLLEQIRTIDKQRLRDLVCHLDEEIMNKVDEAIRISFELHT
- a CDS encoding GntR family transcriptional regulator is translated as MEEYQDRSLRGRVFRHLREDILNGVYKNHEELREVTIGEELGVSRTPVREALRQLELEGLVTIIPNKGAYVTAITRKDVKDIYKIRSQLEGLCANWATKYITDAQIEELEEVILLSEFHLHKKGSGQIEQMSEMDGKFHKILYEASNSRILEHVLTDFHKYVQLARTMSIEAPERAEKSIEEHREILEAIKAKDAAKAEQLANEHILHVMENLHLEE
- a CDS encoding hemolysin family protein; the encoded protein is MEEGSLFQRMKQIFHEDEMDEEMQKEAAALIRNIFRYMDKDAKDIMTHRKNIVAIDGDWSLEEALKFMLDERFSRFPVYQEDIDEIIGIIHLRDATSGYLDESKRGCPVKELKEYLRPVTYIPETKSIDTLFKEMQSTKNHMVIVLDEYGQTSGLVAMEDILEEIVGNILDEYDEEDEMIQKQNDGSMIANGLTELEDLEDLIPVTFDKEDYETLNGFLIDELEHIPGEDEKCVVDYEGYRFTVLQVDNNIIQTVKIEKLPEA
- the alr gene encoding alanine racemase is translated as MKHYTRVLARVDLDAVEYNIEMMKKNIQKDTQMMAVIKMDGYGHGAVQIAKLLEPKDYIWGYAVATLDEAILLKDACLKKPVLVLGCIFPDQWDTMIRNEVRMTVYSYEMAKEVSELAEAMGCKVYVHIKLDTGMARLGFQITEENAEEIAKISKLPNLVMEGMFTHFSKSDEADKTFTNEQLDKYLWMKEELKKRGVTFQYYHCSNSAGIIDLKEANMDIVRAGITTYGMYPSDEVEKERVPLKPAMELISHVAHVKWLTEGKPVSYGGTYVTTRPTKVATIPVGYGDGYPRSLSNKGYVLIHGQKAPIIGRVCMDQFMVDVTAIEDVEFGDKVVIFGRDGKEFLSVDTLGELSGRFNYEFVCVLNKRIPREYIRHGEVVEQVDSF
- a CDS encoding YebC/PmpR family DNA-binding transcriptional regulator; protein product: MSGHSKFANIKHKKEKNDAAKGKIFTKIGKEIAVAVKEGGSSDPSNNSRLRDVIAKAKSNNMPNDTIERNIKRASGDMSAANYEHITYEGYGPNGTAIIVETLTDNKNRTASNVKNAFTKGSGNVGTPGCVSFMFDKKGQIVIDKEEYEGDADELMMQVLDAGAEDFVEEEDSFEVLTDPDDFSAVRLAMEEAGIPMVSAEVTMIPQTYVELTDPKDIANIQKTLDMLDDDDDVQDVYHNWDE
- a CDS encoding bifunctional ADP-dependent NAD(P)H-hydrate dehydratase/NAD(P)H-hydrate epimerase, with protein sequence MKLLVNAAQMKAADQYTIQELGIASLELMECAANACVQTMQSENLDLSSVCVVCGSGNNGGDGFAIARILKNMGCPVDTYLVGNPEHCTPETREQIRRLKECGGKITEDIPQDNSYSIVIDAVFGVGLSRKIEGTYRQVIERMNQMQGTKFAVDIPSGLSASTGCVLGCAFHADDTVTFEVKKIGLELAQGRAYAGRVTVAEIGISHEPLLQDADVIHSFEREEYRRMLPERPEDSNKGSYGRLLVIAGSKGMAGAAYLNAHAAYMTGAGLVRIYTPKDNREILQTLLPEAIITAYDEFNKEEVLKLLKWADGVCIGSGIGRSTTSEKLLRTVIEYVDVPCLIDADGLNLLSDNKDLLDRLADRKFIFTPHMKEMSRLTGIPVEDLREDRIQILKKFADGYQVTCVLKDSRTLIADKANEICLNLTGNSAMAKAGSGDVLAGVIAGFMVQEKDTKKAARLGTYVHGLAGDLAKFEKGVYSVMARDLIEYISKALMKLEDE
- a CDS encoding redox-sensing transcriptional repressor Rex, coding for MEEREISRAVIRRLPRYYRYLGELLENGVERISSNDLSKRMKVTASQIRQDLNNFGGFGQQGYGYNVKYLYTEIGKILGLEEDHNIIIIGAGNLGQALANYAAFENRGFILKGIFDVNPRLQGVSIRGVPIRMMDDLKTFVQNNEIDIAVLTIPKEKAIEVANMLVENGVRAIWNFAHTDLNLPDNVVVENVHLSESLMQLSYNISRYKEDHK
- a CDS encoding 2-isopropylmalate synthase gives rise to the protein MENRKVYLDDHTNLLQLEEHMYPLVDVKTPNVFRNLFHYDEIPKIAFNDRIVPHCMPDEIWITDTTFRDGQQSRAPYSTEQIVTLYDYFHRLGGPKGKIRQCEFFLYSKKDRDAVYKCMEKDYKFPEITSWIRASKKDFELVKEIGMKETGILVSCSDYHIFYKLKMTRREAMEHYLSIVRECLETGISPRCHLEDITRSDIYGFVIPFCLELMKLMDEYKIPVKIRVCDTMGYGVNYPGAVIPRSIPGIIYGLRVHAGVPSELIEFHGHNDFYKAVSNSSTAWLYGACGVNCSLFGIGERTGNTPLEAMVFEYAQLRGTLDGMDTTVITELADYYEKEIGYHIPSRTPFVGKNFNVTRAGIHADGLLKNEEIYNVFDTGKFLNRPPLVAISNTSGLAGIAHWINTYFKLPEDKKVDKNSELVSSVKEWVDKQYEEGRVTVLTDDELIRVIDENCKRIGVELI
- a CDS encoding ClpP family protease, which gives rise to MSEEKKEKEKSAEPTEELKETGSANLEGSRDNHRIKLLTIVGEIEGHEAVSGNTKATKYEHLLPMLAEVEDSSKIDGLLILLNTLGGDVEAGLSIAEMIASLSKPTVSLVLGGSHSIGGPLAVSADYSFIVPSGTMVIHPVRSNGMFIGVQQSLDNMIRTQDRITRFLSEHSSMKQERIEELMLNPTELVKDVGTLLEGKDAVREGLIDAVGGLSDALNKLHEMISDRNQKKNENV